AACGCTTTAGAAGCAGTTAGAGCAGGAGTAAGAATGGTACAAGGAACATTTAATGGTTATGGAGAACGTTGTGGTAATGCTAATCTGTGTACTGTGATACCCAATTTACAGCTAAAAATGGGTTATTCTTGCTTAGACAAACAAAAATTGACAAAACTAAGCCAAATCAGCCGTTTGATTAGCGAAATAGTGAATTTAGCACCAGATGAACACGCTCCCTTTGTTGGACGTTCCGCTTTTGCTCACAAAGGAGGAATACACGTCTCAGCAGTGGAGCGCAACCCCTTAACCTATGAACACATAGAACCAGAAGTAGTGGGGAATACTCGTAGGATTGTTATCTCAGAACAAGCCGGATTGAGTAACGTTATTGCTAAAGCTCGTAGTTTTGGGATCGAATTGAAAAAAGAAGATGAAGCATCCAGAAAAATACTCACCCAACTAAAAAACCTCGAAAGTCAAGGTTATCAGTTTGAAGCAGCAGAAGCAAGCTTTGAGTTGTTGATTAGACAAGCATTAGGGAAAAGAAAAGAAATGTTTCACCTACAAGGTTTCCAAGTCCATTGTGATATTTTTTCAGACTCAGGAGAAAACAACCCCAATAACGCTCTAGCAACGATTAAAGTAGCAGTAAACGGTAAAAATCTCCTGGAAGTAGCCGAAGGCAATGGACCAGTATCAGCCCTAGATGAAGCCCTACGCAAAGCTTTAGTAAAATTCTATCCTGAGATAGCTTCTTTTCACCTCACAGATTATAAAGTGCGTATATTAGATGGAGAAAAAGGAACAGCAGCAAAAACCCGAGTCTTGGTAGAATCAAGCAATGGAGAAGAACGTTGGACAACAGTAGGAGTATCAACTAATATATTAGATGCTTCCTATCTTGCGGTGGTGGAGGGAATCGAATACGGTTTACTATTAGCATCCTGTTCAAAACAACATAAAATAGCCAGTTAGCGTATTAAATAAATTGCCAAAAGCCTATGAATGCTCTGCCTCAGACAACTATGCGTCGGTTAAAAAAAATTCCCCAAAACTCCAGCGTTTGGGAAGGCGATCGCCGTCCCTTGTCGGGGGTAGATCCAGATGAAAGCAATAGCCCTCAAGATAATCGGGAATGTATCATCTGGGTAGATGCGGTAGAAGGACAAGTCAGAGCCATGGATGTTGTCCCCGCAGAAATGGGATTAGAAGCAGTAG
The DNA window shown above is from Gloeocapsa sp. DLM2.Bin57 and carries:
- the cimA gene encoding citramalate synthase — encoded protein: MYQSEQIFLYDTTLRDGAQREGISLSIEDKLSIVAKLDDLGINFIEGGWPGANPKDEEFFRKVREIPLKQAEIVAFCSTRRPHKPVETDPLLQEIIKAETNWITIFGKSWDLQVTEGLQTTLTENLGMIKDTIKYLRSQQKRVIYDAEHWFDGYKHNPEYALLTLNSALAAGAEWLVLCDTNGGTLPYEIKQIVTEVVEKLGQGQRINLGIHTHDDSGTAVANALEAVRAGVRMVQGTFNGYGERCGNANLCTVIPNLQLKMGYSCLDKQKLTKLSQISRLISEIVNLAPDEHAPFVGRSAFAHKGGIHVSAVERNPLTYEHIEPEVVGNTRRIVISEQAGLSNVIAKARSFGIELKKEDEASRKILTQLKNLESQGYQFEAAEASFELLIRQALGKRKEMFHLQGFQVHCDIFSDSGENNPNNALATIKVAVNGKNLLEVAEGNGPVSALDEALRKALVKFYPEIASFHLTDYKVRILDGEKGTAAKTRVLVESSNGEERWTTVGVSTNILDASYLAVVEGIEYGLLLASCSKQHKIAS